The genomic segment CGGCGAGCGCCGAACGTGCCGCGCTCAGTGCTCCGACGGGGTCGGGCATGTCGTGCAGGCAGTCGAAGAAGGCGATGAGGTCGAAGGCGCCTTCGAGGTCGGCCGCGCCGGCGGTGCGGAAGGAGACCCGGTCGGACACGTCCGCCTCGGCGGCCCGGTGTTGCGCCAGCACGATCGACGGCGCGTGGTAGTCGATGCCCACGAACGTGCTCTGCGGATACTCCCGCGCCATGATGATCGTCGACGCTCCGAGCCCGCATCCGACGTCGGCCACGCGCGCGCCGGTCCTGAGCTTCTCCTCGACACCGGGCAGGGCCGGGATCCACGTCGTGGTGAGGTTGGCCAGGTAGCTGGGGCGGAAGAACCGCTCGGTGCCGAGGAAGAGGTCCTCGTGGTGCTCGTGCCAACCGACGCCCTCACCCGTGCGGAAGGCTTCGGTGAGGCGGTCGAGGATGCGGGTGGCCGCGGTGAGGTTCTGGAACGCTCCCGCGATGTAGGCCGGGCTCTCGGTGTCGGTGAACACCTCGGCCTGCTCCGGTGACAGCCGGTACCGCGCGGTGGCCGGGTCGGTGTCGCCGCCGTCGTAGGTGACGTAGCCGGTGGTGGCCATCGCGAGCAACCACTCCCGCACGTAGCGCTCGACGAGCCCGGTGCGGTCGGCCAGCCGGTCCGCGGTCATCGGCCCGCCGTCGGCGAGTTCGGTGAACAGGCCCAGCCGGTCACCGATCAGCGCCAGTGGCACGGTCATCGCCGCTCCCACGTCGGCGACCACCTGGTGCAGGAGTTCCTCGAGTTTCTCGGAGTCGACGACGTCGACGGCGTCGGACGGATTGGTCGCGGTCATGTGCGCCTCCTTACGTGCTCCGTCCAGCACACGCGCGCCGAGCCGGAACGTCCATACGCATTGCGCGCACGTCGGGCGGGGTTGGCCTCCCGCGTGCCGGGTACGCCGCTTGCGGGGCCGATCGCGCCCGGCGGACGCGGCGACGGAACCCACCACCCGCTTTCGGGAAGGGACGC from the Saccharomonospora azurea NA-128 genome contains:
- a CDS encoding class I SAM-dependent methyltransferase — its product is MTATNPSDAVDVVDSEKLEELLHQVVADVGAAMTVPLALIGDRLGLFTELADGGPMTADRLADRTGLVERYVREWLLAMATTGYVTYDGGDTDPATARYRLSPEQAEVFTDTESPAYIAGAFQNLTAATRILDRLTEAFRTGEGVGWHEHHEDLFLGTERFFRPSYLANLTTTWIPALPGVEEKLRTGARVADVGCGLGASTIIMAREYPQSTFVGIDYHAPSIVLAQHRAAEADVSDRVSFRTAGAADLEGAFDLIAFFDCLHDMPDPVGALSAARSALADDGAVMLVEPMSWDTIEETLNPLGRLLAGASTWICLPSGLSAEPAYGLGNQAGPAKTCALGREAGFSVAREAVATDFNRVYELRK